One Pelobates fuscus isolate aPelFus1 chromosome 8, aPelFus1.pri, whole genome shotgun sequence genomic window carries:
- the LOC134571021 gene encoding zymogen granule membrane protein 16-like isoform X2: MWLWILSSVICVIAAQPRSASYSGEYGGGGGKRFSHSGNQLDGPITALRIRVNRYYITGLQARYGTTWSTYVGGSIGDLEEIFLHPDEHVIQVSGKYSKYLREMTFITNKGRQFPFGKDYGTSFNAVPLHPNTVLRFFSGSSGSVIDAIGFHWDDPSSNCSYCRN; this comes from the exons CGCAGCCACGTAGCGCCTCCTACTCCGGTGAATATGGTGGTGGAGGGGGAAAACGCTTCTCACACTCTGGGAACCAGCTGGATGGACCAATCACTGCCTTACGAATCCGGGTGAATCGCTACTATATTACGGG GTTACAGGCTCGATATGGGACAACATGGTCTACATATGTtggaggttccattggagatTTAGAGGAGATTTTCCTGCACCCAGATGAACATGTGATACAGGTTTCAGGGAAATATTCCAAATATCTCAGAGAAATGACATTTATTACCAACAAAGGACGCCAGTTTCCTTTCGGCAAAGATTATGGAACCAGCTTTAACGCGGTGCCCCTCCACCCCAACACCGTACTGCGCTTCTTCAGCGGGAGCTCTGGGTCGGTCATTGATGCCATTGGCTTCCATTGGGATGATCCTTCAAGTAACTGTTCCTACTGCAGAAATTAA